The window AGACGAAGCCCGGCCGCATTGAAACCGGCGGCATCGATACTCAGTTCGGCGGCGGTCAGTTCGCGCCCGGCGTGGGAGAGGACGAGGCCGCCGTCGTTACTCCAGCGCGCCGTCGCCTCGCCGCCGGCGCCGGGCAGATCCGGTCCGAACAGGCGGCCGGCAAAGGTGCTCATCAGTCCTCACTGCCCAGAAGGCCGCCGAGCAATCCCGCACCGAGCAGCGAACCCTGCTCGGCCGAGCGCCCTCCGGCGGCCGGCGCCGAGAGGATGATGCGGTTGGCCAGCCGCGAGAGCGGCAGCGACTGCAGCCAGATCTTGCCGGGGCCGCGCAGGGTGGCGAAGAAGAGCCCCTCGCCGCCGAAGATCGCCGACTTGACCTTGCCGACATACTGGATGTCGAAATCGACCGTCGGCTGGAAGGCGACGATGCAGCCGGTGTCGACCCGCAGGGTTTCCCCCGGCGCCAGCACCCTCTCCATGAGGGTGCCGCCGGCATGTACGAAGGCCATGCCGTCGCCGTCGAGCTTCTGCATGATGAATCCCTCGCCGCCGAAGAGGCCGACGCCGAGTTTCTTCTGGAAGGCGATGCCGAGAGAAACCCCTTTGGCCGCACAGAGGAAGGCATCCTTCTGGCAGATGAGGGTGCCGCCGACCTCGTCCAGCTTCACCGGGATGATCTTGCCGGGGTAGGGCGAGGCGAAGGCGACGCGCCGCTTGCCCTTGCCTTCGTTGTGGAAGATGGTGGTGAAGAGCCCTTCGCCGGTAAGCAGGCGCTTGCCGGCGCCGAGGAGCTTGCCGAAGAAGCCCCCCTGCTGCGAGCCGTCGCCGAAGACGGTGTCCATCTGCACCCCGTCCTGCATGTACATCATCACGCCGGCTTCGCCGACGGCGGCCTCGCCCGGATCGAGCTCGATCTCGACGTACTGCATTTCGGACCCGAAAATCTCGTAATCAACGACATCCATGCCCATGGTGTTTCTCCTTGTCAAGAAAGTTTGCGACTGTTTATCGGGTTGCAGCAACGGGGCTGCAAACTGTCAAGTTGCGCTCGGGACGGGGATGGAATCTAGCAGAAACGGCCAGGAGGGTCAATGGCGGCGTGACCTGTGCGGAGCAGGCAGGGTCCGTGCCCGCTGCTCAACTCGAACGGCACCTCAAAAGGTGCCGCACGAGGGGGGTTAACTTGCGGGGCGGAGTCTGCTATGGTTACGTTTCTCTGGACCGTTCCCGTAAACGGCAATGATATATCCGAAGGAGAACAGCTGTGGTAAAAACAACTGCAGGAAAGGTATGCATCTCGCTCTGTCCGCCGGTCGATCTCGGCGGCGAAAGAGGGTGGGTCCCCTTCGACGCGCCGGCCCTGGTCGGCGAATCGCTGCGCTTCGTCTCCGGCGAGCCGGAGGGGAACCGCTTCCGCGTCCGCTATTACCGGGACGGCGAACAGCAGCTCAAGGCGCGCATCTGGTTTGGGCCCGAGACGGAAGGCCCGCCGGGGCATGCGCACGGCGGCTCGGTGGCCGCAGTTCTCGACGAGGTCCTCGGGCTCGCCGCCTGGGCCGCCGGCCATCCGATCGTGGTCGGCAATCTCAACGTCAGCTTTCGCAATCTGCTGCCGCTGCAGCAGGTGGTGACGGTGGAGAGCCGGGTCGTTTCCGCCGAGGGACGCAAGGTGAAGGTACATGGCCGCATCTGTCGCGGCGAGACGGTCTATGCCGAGGGCGATTGCCTCTGCATCACCATCCCGGGGCGGTGAGCTGCGGTGTCGCCGCGGTTCTCAGTATCACCCATGAATACAGGCAAGGCGGCCGTTTGGCCGCCTTTCGCATTCAGCCTTCCGGCTGCTCTTCCTCCGCGATTGGCGGCGGAGGGTCCGCAGGTAACGGCTCGGCGGGGATGCCGCCGTGTTCCGGGCAGTACTCGGTCGGCTCGGTTCCGGGGATAAAGAATTCCTCCCGGCTCTCCGGACATTCCGCCGTTGCCAGGTAGCCTGTCTGCGGGTCGAGGTTCGCGGCAATGACCGTGTCCGGTTGCGGGAAGTCGATCGCCGGTTCGGCCGCCAGGGCCGGCCGCATGAAGCGCTCCCAGATTGGGGCGGCGACTGCTCCGCCGGTAAAGCCTTTCCCCCCCCGTTTCGGCTTGTCATGTCCCACCCAGACGCCGGTGATCATCTGCGGGGTGTAGCCGATAAACCAGGCATCCCGATAATCGTCGGTGGTGCCGGTCTTGCCGGCCGAAGGCCGTTCCTGGGCAAACTTGTTCAGCGACCTGGCGGTACCATAGGTCATAACGTCCTGCAGCATCCGGGTAGTGACGAAGGCGGTGTCCGGAGATAAGACCGGGGTGACTGCCGGCGGATTTTCCGCCCAGCCGCTCCGGCTGCGATCGTAGACCCGGATGATGGTTCTCGATTCGGGGCGCAGGCCCCCGGTGGCCAGGGGGGCGTAGGCAAGGGTCAGGTCATGCAGAGTGACCTCTTCGGTGCCCAGGGCCAGGGAGAGGTCGTTGGGGGTCCGCAGGGAAAGCCCCAGCTTACGGGCGAAATCGACGAAGTTGGGGACCCCGATGGTATCGAGCAACTTGACCGTGACGACATTATTGGAGTGGGCCAAGGCCTCCCTGAGGGTCAGCGTCCCGAAAGACTCTCTCCCGTAGTTGCGGGGTGTCCAGCTCTGGCCGTTCCCCCGACTGTAGGCTGCGAGCGAATCGTCCCAGCGGCTGTTGGCGGGGATCCCCAGGTCCAGGGCCGCGGCATAGACCAACGGCTTGATGGCCGAGCCGGG of the Desulfuromonadales bacterium genome contains:
- a CDS encoding TIGR00266 family protein — translated: MGMDVVDYEIFGSEMQYVEIELDPGEAAVGEAGVMMYMQDGVQMDTVFGDGSQQGGFFGKLLGAGKRLLTGEGLFTTIFHNEGKGKRRVAFASPYPGKIIPVKLDEVGGTLICQKDAFLCAAKGVSLGIAFQKKLGVGLFGGEGFIMQKLDGDGMAFVHAGGTLMERVLAPGETLRVDTGCIVAFQPTVDFDIQYVGKVKSAIFGGEGLFFATLRGPGKIWLQSLPLSRLANRIILSAPAAGGRSAEQGSLLGAGLLGGLLGSED
- a CDS encoding PaaI family thioesterase, which codes for MVKTTAGKVCISLCPPVDLGGERGWVPFDAPALVGESLRFVSGEPEGNRFRVRYYRDGEQQLKARIWFGPETEGPPGHAHGGSVAAVLDEVLGLAAWAAGHPIVVGNLNVSFRNLLPLQQVVTVESRVVSAEGRKVKVHGRICRGETVYAEGDCLCITIPGR